The Flaviramulus sp. BrNp1-15 genome has a window encoding:
- a CDS encoding putative LPS assembly protein LptD — protein sequence MAIQKPSHTFTKIHLKALRTNNFKILFALSFTVFINTLSFAQDIPEKGKTINRSVKDSLIISTDSLSIPEISEKSQDSTLTDSVAPKKDLLEHIVKYHATDYTRFSQKTQKLYLYNEAKIDYGDMNITAGSITIDYNKNTVYAKGITDSIQGYTQKPVFTQGSNVVEPDSIVFNTDTKKALIFNSKTEQGEGTVIASITKKENDSVYFLKNAKYTTAKDLEDPEYYIKLRKAKIVPGKKIVTGLANLFIYDVPTPLGLPFGFFPQSEKQTSGVIIPTFGEQNDRGFFLQNGGYYFAINDYVDLAVLGDYYTNGSYGTRLESTYAKRYRFRGNVGFRYENLITSERGFPDYARRTIYNLRWSHSQDSKANPSSRFSASVNLGSSTYYRNSVNQVNSGAFLNNTLSSSVSYSKTFQGEPQVNFSLTATHSQNTNTQTINMTLPTFQGSVGRMYPFATKEGSKKGIIQNINLQYNIRAENRIQTTDSLFFKKEMFDDAKAGFQHSIPLSTNFKVFKYFSMSASTNYNEVWTFKTINKTFDAVERQNETTTVNGFDTFRTYNFSTSLGTTIYGMFNFEKEGKDPKIQKIRHVMRPSISYNINPSFDKYYESAEVVNADLVTQSELDLILENRNLEYTRFEQGVFGTPSKNFSSSMGISISNNFEAKVKDKDSTATEPKKVMLLNNLNFSTSYNFAGDSLQWSPVRMSGGTQLFNNKMSINFGATLDPYALDNNNRKIDKFNIDNGGSLFRLTSANLTASWSLSSKKGNAGNDKDKQRGIEENLRSGGRDDDLFGISEDFANQQINNDRSQEDKTQSEFYNHNIPWNLRIAYAVNYSNSRRQNEISSHSLMFSGDVKLTDKWSIRASSGYDLKNAGFTYTTLGFDRDLLSWKMNFSWIPFSTRTSWNFFIGISSSILKDLKYEKRRQPDIQL from the coding sequence TTGGCAATTCAAAAACCGAGCCATACTTTTACAAAAATACATTTAAAAGCGTTGCGTACAAACAACTTTAAAATACTTTTTGCACTAAGTTTTACAGTGTTTATTAACACGTTAAGCTTCGCACAAGACATTCCTGAAAAAGGAAAGACAATTAACCGAAGCGTAAAGGATAGCTTAATAATTAGTACAGATAGTCTTTCAATTCCTGAAATTTCTGAAAAAAGTCAAGATTCTACTTTAACAGATTCTGTTGCTCCTAAAAAAGATCTTTTAGAACATATTGTAAAATACCACGCAACAGATTACACAAGGTTCAGCCAGAAAACACAAAAACTTTATTTATATAATGAAGCCAAGATTGATTATGGTGACATGAATATAACTGCTGGAAGTATCACAATAGATTATAACAAGAATACGGTGTACGCAAAAGGCATTACAGATTCTATTCAAGGTTATACACAAAAACCTGTATTCACCCAAGGTAGTAATGTGGTAGAACCAGATTCTATTGTTTTTAATACAGATACTAAAAAAGCACTTATATTTAATTCTAAAACTGAACAAGGTGAAGGTACGGTTATAGCTTCTATAACTAAAAAAGAAAACGATTCGGTTTACTTTTTAAAGAATGCAAAATATACAACAGCCAAAGATCTTGAAGACCCAGAGTATTATATAAAACTTAGAAAAGCTAAAATTGTACCAGGTAAAAAAATTGTAACTGGTTTAGCTAACCTTTTTATTTATGATGTACCAACACCACTAGGTTTACCTTTCGGATTTTTTCCTCAAAGTGAAAAACAAACTTCTGGTGTTATTATACCAACTTTTGGAGAGCAAAATGATAGAGGTTTCTTTTTACAAAATGGTGGATACTACTTTGCGATAAATGATTATGTTGATTTAGCTGTTTTAGGTGATTATTATACTAATGGTAGTTATGGTACACGTTTAGAAAGCACCTACGCAAAACGATACAGGTTTAGAGGAAATGTAGGATTTAGATACGAAAATTTAATTACCAGCGAACGTGGTTTTCCAGATTATGCGAGGCGTACTATTTATAATTTACGCTGGTCACATAGTCAAGATTCTAAAGCAAATCCAAGTTCGCGGTTTTCAGCCTCTGTAAACTTAGGTAGTAGTACTTATTATCGTAATTCTGTCAATCAAGTGAATTCTGGAGCATTTTTAAATAACACTCTATCATCTTCGGTGTCTTACTCTAAAACATTTCAAGGCGAGCCACAAGTTAATTTTAGTTTAACGGCAACACACTCACAAAATACGAATACGCAAACTATAAATATGACACTTCCTACCTTTCAAGGAAGTGTAGGTAGAATGTACCCTTTTGCAACCAAAGAAGGTTCTAAAAAAGGGATTATTCAAAATATTAATTTACAATATAATATTCGAGCAGAAAACAGAATTCAAACTACTGATTCTTTATTCTTTAAAAAAGAAATGTTTGATGATGCCAAAGCTGGTTTTCAACACAGTATTCCTTTAAGTACTAACTTTAAAGTATTTAAGTATTTTAGTATGAGTGCCAGCACTAATTACAACGAAGTGTGGACTTTTAAAACCATCAACAAAACCTTTGATGCTGTTGAAAGACAAAATGAAACAACAACAGTAAATGGTTTTGATACGTTTAGAACCTATAATTTTAGTACTAGTTTAGGAACCACAATTTATGGCATGTTTAATTTTGAAAAAGAAGGTAAAGACCCAAAGATCCAAAAAATTAGACATGTTATGCGCCCCTCTATTAGTTATAACATCAACCCCTCTTTTGATAAGTATTACGAAAGTGCCGAAGTTGTAAATGCTGATCTTGTTACGCAATCTGAATTAGATCTTATTCTGGAAAATAGAAACTTAGAATACACCCGTTTTGAACAAGGTGTCTTTGGTACACCCAGTAAGAATTTTTCAAGCTCAATGGGTATATCGATTTCTAATAACTTTGAAGCTAAGGTAAAGGATAAAGATAGCACAGCAACAGAGCCTAAAAAAGTAATGTTGTTAAATAACTTAAACTTTTCTACGTCATACAATTTTGCTGGTGATTCATTGCAATGGAGTCCTGTTAGAATGAGTGGGGGTACACAACTCTTTAATAATAAAATGAGTATTAATTTTGGAGCCACTTTAGACCCTTACGCTCTTGATAATAACAACAGAAAGATTGATAAATTTAATATTGATAATGGTGGTAGTCTTTTTAGGCTTACAAGTGCTAACCTAACAGCTAGTTGGTCGCTTTCTAGCAAAAAAGGTAATGCTGGCAATGACAAGGATAAGCAAAGAGGAATTGAGGAAAATTTAAGAAGTGGTGGACGTGATGATGATTTATTTGGTATTTCAGAAGATTTTGCTAATCAGCAAATAAATAATGATAGGAGTCAAGAAGATAAAACCCAAAGTGAATTTTATAATCATAACATACCTTGGAATTTAAGGATAGCTTATGCTGTAAATTATTCTAATTCGAGGCGACAAAATGAAATATCTTCACATTCCCTTATGTTTTCAGGTGACGTAAAATTAACTGATAAATGGTCTATTAGAGCTTCGTCTGGTTACGATTTAAAAAATGCAGGATTTACATATACAACTCTAGGTTTTGATCGTGATCTTTTAAGCTGGAAAATGAATTTCAGTTGGATACCGTTTAGTACAAGAACATCATGGAATTTCTTTATTGGTATTAGTTCTTCAATTCTTAAAGATCTTAAGTATGAAAAAAGAAGACAACCAGATATTCAATTATAA
- a CDS encoding RidA family protein, which translates to MKTIITTENAPAPIGPYNQAVLSGNTLYTSGQIAFNPKTNELVLDDIKTETKQVMENLKAVLEAASMTFNNVVKSTIFVSNMDDFALINNVYGSYFDEQTAPARETVQVARLPKNVNVEISMIAVK; encoded by the coding sequence ATGAAAACAATTATTACTACAGAAAACGCTCCAGCTCCTATTGGTCCATACAATCAAGCTGTTTTAAGTGGAAACACATTATATACTTCTGGTCAAATAGCTTTTAATCCAAAAACTAACGAATTGGTTTTAGATGATATAAAAACTGAAACCAAACAAGTAATGGAAAACCTGAAAGCGGTTTTAGAAGCTGCAAGTATGACTTTTAATAACGTTGTGAAATCAACCATTTTTGTTAGTAATATGGATGACTTTGCTTTAATAAATAACGTGTATGGTAGTTATTTTGATGAGCAAACTGCACCTGCACGAGAAACAGTACAAGTTGCTAGACTACCAAAAAATGTAAACGTTGAAATAAGTATGATTGCAGTTAAATAA
- a CDS encoding response regulator, translating to MNFLPKSIKSIKIKKKLSYFIFISMAAILIIGYSFLEKKIYTESAAVFLFILAIIQVFALQYFLKNQLKNDVVKENLRIRIDELKENLESSDNEVDNKSIYLSNMSYEVRTPLNTVLGMLDMLKQTDLNNDQRAQVEIAEYSSKHLLQLVNMVTDNAEVDNGDLKLNLTTIDLKHDLTRLFKVFEYQAWEKGLEFEYKFLHEPKDKFLVIGDTARIQQVLINLINNAIKFTNSGKISIIVDQSIGIDGYQIITFYVKDTGIGMRQDEVKSIFNNSEKSYSTSMMKDYRGGGIGLSISYKLVKHMGGKLELESKENEGSTFYFSLELKKTLNIKEQEPAFNPVLFDKFNVLVAEDNRMNQNVIKFLLERQGAQCTFAKNGLEAVELYKILDFDMIFMDIYMPDMDGYQATKFIKETDKYAVRKTPIIAVSASAFEEDIKNAKLAGIDDFLAKPIEVEKLKGLLIKYSKKNSTA from the coding sequence ATGAATTTCCTCCCTAAGTCTATAAAATCTATAAAAATTAAAAAGAAATTATCGTATTTCATTTTCATTTCAATGGCGGCTATTCTTATTATCGGGTATAGTTTTCTTGAAAAGAAAATTTATACAGAAAGTGCAGCCGTATTTCTATTTATTCTTGCCATAATACAAGTTTTTGCTTTACAATACTTTTTAAAAAATCAACTAAAAAATGATGTAGTTAAAGAGAACTTAAGAATTAGGATAGATGAACTTAAAGAAAATTTAGAAAGTTCTGATAATGAGGTGGATAATAAATCTATTTACTTATCTAATATGAGTTATGAGGTTCGTACACCTTTAAATACTGTTTTAGGCATGTTGGATATGTTAAAGCAAACAGATTTAAATAACGATCAAAGAGCACAGGTTGAAATAGCAGAATATTCTTCTAAACATTTATTACAGTTGGTTAATATGGTAACAGACAATGCTGAAGTAGATAACGGAGATTTAAAATTAAACTTGACTACAATAGATTTAAAGCATGATTTAACCCGACTTTTTAAAGTTTTTGAATATCAAGCTTGGGAAAAAGGTTTAGAATTTGAGTATAAATTTTTACATGAGCCAAAAGATAAGTTTTTAGTAATAGGAGATACAGCGAGAATTCAACAGGTATTAATTAATTTAATTAACAACGCCATTAAGTTTACTAATTCAGGAAAAATATCAATTATAGTAGACCAAAGTATTGGTATAGATGGTTATCAAATTATTACCTTTTATGTTAAAGATACTGGTATTGGTATGCGACAAGATGAAGTAAAAAGTATTTTTAATAATTCTGAAAAATCATATAGTACCTCTATGATGAAAGATTATAGAGGAGGTGGCATAGGGCTTTCAATCTCATATAAATTGGTTAAGCATATGGGAGGTAAACTTGAGTTAGAAAGTAAAGAAAACGAAGGTTCCACATTTTATTTTAGTTTAGAGTTGAAAAAGACATTAAATATTAAAGAGCAAGAGCCAGCTTTTAATCCAGTTTTGTTTGATAAGTTTAATGTTTTAGTAGCAGAGGATAATAGAATGAATCAAAATGTAATAAAGTTTTTATTAGAACGCCAGGGCGCACAATGTACGTTTGCAAAAAACGGACTGGAGGCTGTTGAGTTATATAAGATTTTAGATTTTGATATGATTTTTATGGATATTTACATGCCAGATATGGATGGTTATCAGGCTACAAAATTCATAAAAGAAACAGATAAATATGCTGTTAGAAAAACACCAATTATCGCAGTTTCTGCAAGTGCGTTTGAAGAAGATATTAAAAATGCAAAACTTGCTGGTATAGATGATTTTTTAGCAAAACCTATAGAGGTTGAAAAATTAAAAGGATTACTTATTAAGTACTCAAAAAAGAATAGTACAGCTTAA
- a CDS encoding GMP reductase → MRIEYDIKLGFKDVMIRPKRSTLRSRSEVNLERDFKFLHSPHTWSGIPIMAANMDTVGTFEMAKALSDKKLFTAIHKHYSLNDWKLFSSSISEEAISHIAVSTGVGKQDYEKLSNILNINPSIKFICIDVANGYSEYFADFVKRTRDLYKDKVIIAGNVVTGEMVEELLLSGADIVKVGIGPGSVCTTRVKTGVGYPQLSAIIECADAAHGLGGQIISDGGCTIPGDIAKAFGAGADFVMLGGMLAGHDESGGEVIERHGKPYRKFYGMSSSTAMNKHVGGVAEYRASEGKTVEVPYKGSVENTLQDILGGIRSTCTYVGASRLKELTKRTTFIRVNEQENRVYNS, encoded by the coding sequence ATGCGAATAGAATATGATATAAAATTGGGTTTTAAAGATGTTATGATTCGCCCAAAACGCTCTACATTAAGGAGTAGATCGGAAGTAAATTTAGAGCGTGATTTTAAATTTTTACATAGTCCTCATACTTGGTCTGGCATTCCAATAATGGCTGCTAATATGGATACCGTAGGTACTTTTGAAATGGCAAAAGCCTTATCTGATAAAAAACTATTTACAGCAATTCATAAACACTATAGTTTAAACGATTGGAAATTGTTTTCATCAAGTATCTCTGAAGAAGCAATTTCGCATATTGCTGTAAGTACTGGGGTTGGAAAACAAGATTATGAAAAACTTTCTAATATATTGAATATCAACCCATCCATAAAATTTATTTGCATTGATGTTGCTAATGGCTATTCAGAATATTTTGCTGATTTTGTAAAACGTACAAGAGATTTGTATAAAGACAAAGTAATTATTGCTGGTAATGTAGTAACCGGTGAAATGGTTGAAGAATTATTGCTATCTGGTGCAGATATTGTAAAAGTTGGTATTGGCCCAGGTTCTGTTTGCACAACACGAGTAAAAACTGGTGTTGGTTATCCACAGCTTTCAGCTATAATTGAATGTGCAGATGCGGCACATGGCTTAGGCGGACAAATAATTAGTGATGGTGGTTGCACAATTCCAGGAGATATAGCAAAAGCCTTTGGTGCCGGAGCAGATTTTGTTATGCTTGGTGGTATGCTTGCTGGACATGATGAAAGTGGTGGAGAAGTTATTGAAAGACATGGAAAACCCTACAGAAAATTCTATGGTATGAGCTCTTCTACCGCAATGAACAAACATGTTGGCGGTGTAGCAGAGTATAGAGCTAGTGAAGGTAAAACTGTGGAAGTTCCTTATAAAGGTTCAGTAGAAAACACACTACAAGACATTTTGGGCGGCATACGAAGTACATGTACTTATGTTGGTGCTTCAAGATTAAAAGAACTCACTAAACGTACAACTTTTATTAGAGTAAATGAACAGGAAAATAGAGTTTACAACTCTTAA
- a CDS encoding ABC transporter ATP-binding protein, which translates to MFSEITLNKFIDEETRHGHFDVETKTNNSLKNSSEGERKQALLKHLLLQNPEYIVVDNIFGSLDLKAQKDIEKKMHQLSSKVSVIQITNRKTDILPFITNTYKLKGKTIVDYNEVNQIQNKTTKVFDYNLPKPIKKSKAQYKTLVEFKNVTISYGDRTIIKGITFKIKSGEFCKLTGPNGSGKSTILSMIYGDNPKAYGQNIILFDVKKGSGESVWDIKKKIGYLSSDMVRGFARLDSIGNMIVSGFFDSIGLYKTPSPLEISVAHQWLRVLGMFNIRKQAFSSLSKGHQRLVLIARAMVKQPHLLILDEPTNGLDDEDVILFSELMNKIAKETNTAILYVSHRKEENLKPDIIYELTPSDTGSTGEQIQYY; encoded by the coding sequence TTGTTTTCAGAAATTACACTTAATAAATTTATAGATGAGGAAACTCGTCATGGTCATTTTGATGTTGAAACAAAAACAAATAACAGTTTAAAAAATTCCTCAGAAGGTGAACGTAAACAAGCGTTGTTAAAACATCTTCTTTTACAAAACCCTGAATATATTGTTGTAGATAATATTTTTGGTAGCTTAGATTTAAAAGCTCAAAAAGATATAGAGAAAAAAATGCACCAATTAAGTTCAAAAGTATCTGTTATACAAATAACTAATAGAAAGACAGATATACTTCCTTTTATTACAAATACTTATAAATTAAAAGGTAAAACAATTGTAGATTATAATGAGGTAAATCAAATTCAAAATAAAACGACTAAAGTATTTGATTATAATCTACCTAAACCCATAAAAAAAAGTAAAGCACAGTATAAGACGTTAGTTGAGTTTAAAAATGTGACTATTTCTTATGGTGATAGAACTATTATAAAGGGTATTACATTTAAAATAAAATCTGGTGAGTTTTGCAAGTTAACCGGACCAAATGGTTCTGGAAAAAGTACTATTTTAAGTATGATTTATGGTGATAATCCTAAAGCATATGGTCAAAATATTATTTTATTTGATGTAAAAAAGGGTAGTGGAGAGAGTGTCTGGGATATTAAAAAGAAAATAGGTTATCTTTCATCTGATATGGTCAGAGGGTTTGCACGTTTAGATTCTATAGGAAATATGATTGTTTCTGGTTTTTTTGATTCTATTGGGTTATATAAAACACCAAGCCCGTTAGAAATAAGTGTTGCTCATCAATGGTTAAGAGTTTTAGGGATGTTCAATATTAGAAAACAAGCTTTTTCTTCTCTATCTAAAGGGCATCAACGTTTGGTCTTAATTGCCAGAGCAATGGTTAAACAACCCCATTTACTTATTTTAGATGAACCAACAAACGGACTTGATGATGAAGATGTTATATTATTTTCTGAACTTATGAATAAAATAGCAAAAGAAACAAACACTGCGATTCTTTATGTTTCTCACAGGAAAGAAGAAAATCTAAAACCAGATATCATTTACGAATTGACACCTAGTGATACTGGCTCCACAGGTGAACAAATTCAATATTATTAA
- a CDS encoding N-acetylglucosamine kinase, whose amino-acid sequence MVLIIDSGSTKSDWIAVDNNGNKLLEKIRTKGLNPAILSEKKLSKIIKSSEDLSNNSERVTHVFFYGAGCGTEKARALLQGVLEDIFINAQIEVNEDTLAAVYSTINHPKEAAVVCILGTGSNCSYYDGEVLHQRVKSLGYTLMDDASGNYYGKQLIRDYYYNHMPENVKIAFGSKFNMDADYIKYNLYKQPSPNAYLANFAEFMFLHKDSEYTINLIKDGIRLFARNMIMQFKEELKTVPVHFAGSIAYFAQKEIEEVAEEMGFKVGNFIRRPIDGLIPFHTKDL is encoded by the coding sequence ATGGTTTTAATTATTGATAGTGGTTCTACAAAATCCGATTGGATTGCTGTAGATAATAACGGAAATAAATTATTAGAAAAAATTCGCACTAAAGGGCTCAATCCAGCAATTCTTTCAGAAAAAAAATTAAGTAAAATAATTAAAAGCAGTGAGGATTTAAGTAATAATAGTGAAAGAGTAACACATGTGTTTTTTTACGGTGCAGGCTGTGGTACCGAAAAAGCAAGAGCGCTTTTACAAGGTGTTTTAGAGGATATTTTTATTAACGCTCAAATTGAAGTTAACGAAGATACTTTGGCAGCTGTATATTCTACTATTAATCATCCTAAAGAAGCTGCAGTGGTTTGTATTTTAGGAACAGGTTCTAACTGTAGTTATTATGATGGAGAAGTTTTACATCAACGTGTTAAATCACTTGGTTACACGCTTATGGATGATGCTTCAGGTAATTATTATGGTAAGCAACTTATACGAGATTACTATTATAACCATATGCCAGAAAATGTTAAAATAGCTTTTGGTAGTAAGTTTAACATGGATGCCGATTATATAAAGTATAATTTATACAAACAACCTAGTCCTAATGCATATTTAGCAAATTTTGCAGAGTTTATGTTTTTACATAAAGATTCAGAATATACTATAAACCTTATAAAAGATGGTATTAGATTATTTGCAAGAAATATGATTATGCAATTTAAAGAAGAACTTAAAACAGTTCCAGTACATTTTGCAGGCTCGATTGCTTATTTTGCTCAAAAAGAAATTGAAGAAGTAGCAGAAGAAATGGGCTTTAAGGTGGGTAATTTTATCCGTAGACCTATTGATGGATTAATACCATTTCACACAAAAGATTTATAA
- the gap gene encoding type I glyceraldehyde-3-phosphate dehydrogenase: MSKLKIGINGFGRIGRIAFRVAVARPDIEIVGINDLLDVEHLAYLLKYDSVHGRFNGTVDIKNGNLVVNGNEIRVSAERNPEDLKWDAVGAEVVLDCTGIFTTLDKAQAHIKAGAKKVAISAPSADAPMFVMGVNHDKITASDTIVSNASCTTNCLAPLAKVINDKFGIVEGLMTTVHATTATQLTVDGPSRKDYRGGRSALANIIPSSTGAAKAVGKVIPELNGKLTGMAFRVPTPDVSVVDLTVRIEKSASWDEVKAALKSASENELKGVLGYTEEAVVSQDFVSEPMTSVFDAGASIALNDNFLKLVSWYDNEFGYSTKLVDLAQHISKI; the protein is encoded by the coding sequence ATGTCAAAATTAAAAATTGGAATTAACGGATTTGGAAGAATTGGAAGAATTGCTTTTAGAGTAGCAGTTGCAAGACCAGATATCGAAATAGTAGGAATTAACGATTTATTAGATGTTGAACATTTAGCTTACTTATTAAAATACGATTCTGTTCATGGTCGTTTTAATGGTACAGTTGATATTAAAAACGGTAATTTAGTTGTTAACGGAAATGAAATTAGAGTTTCTGCAGAACGTAACCCTGAAGATTTAAAATGGGATGCTGTAGGAGCAGAAGTTGTTTTAGATTGTACAGGTATCTTTACTACATTAGATAAAGCTCAGGCTCATATTAAAGCAGGTGCTAAAAAAGTAGCTATTTCTGCACCATCAGCAGATGCACCAATGTTTGTTATGGGTGTAAATCACGATAAGATTACAGCTTCAGATACAATTGTATCTAACGCTTCATGTACTACAAACTGTTTAGCACCATTAGCTAAAGTAATTAACGATAAGTTTGGTATTGTAGAAGGTTTAATGACAACTGTTCACGCTACAACAGCAACTCAATTAACAGTTGATGGTCCTTCTAGAAAAGATTACAGAGGAGGTAGAAGTGCTTTGGCAAATATCATTCCTTCATCTACAGGTGCTGCAAAAGCTGTTGGTAAAGTAATTCCAGAATTAAACGGTAAATTAACAGGTATGGCATTTAGAGTACCAACTCCTGATGTATCTGTAGTAGACTTAACTGTAAGAATAGAGAAATCTGCTTCTTGGGATGAAGTTAAAGCGGCTTTAAAAAGTGCTTCTGAAAATGAATTAAAAGGTGTTTTAGGTTATACAGAAGAAGCTGTAGTATCTCAAGACTTCGTTTCAGAGCCAATGACTAGCGTTTTTGATGCTGGTGCAAGTATAGCTTTAAATGATAACTTCCTTAAGTTAGTATCTTGGTACGATAATGAGTTTGGTTATTCAACAAAATTAGTTGATTTAGCACAACACATTAGTAAAATATAA
- the pfkA gene encoding 6-phosphofructokinase produces the protein MPKTIKKLAVLTSGGDAPGMNAAIRSVVRTCAYHNVECVGVYRGYEGLIEGDFKAMDARSVRGIINKGGTILKSARSKEFRTKEGRQKAFDALAKAEVDGLVVIGGDGSFTGALIFNQEFGFPVMGIPGTIDNDIVGTSNTLGFDTALNTVVDAIDKIRDTASSHNRLFFIEVMGRDVGHIALNTGIAGGAEEILIPEEDLGLDRLVDSLNRSRKSGKTSSIVIVAEGDKIGKNIFQLKDYVDDNMEGYDVRVSVLGHMQRGGPPSCFDRVLASRMGVKAVESLLEGKTNFMVGLLDSKMELTPLDNAIKGKTKINLELLRVSDIMST, from the coding sequence ATGCCAAAAACAATAAAAAAATTAGCAGTTTTAACATCAGGAGGAGATGCTCCAGGAATGAATGCCGCCATTCGTTCAGTAGTTAGAACCTGTGCTTATCACAATGTAGAATGTGTAGGAGTGTATCGTGGTTATGAAGGCTTGATAGAAGGAGACTTCAAAGCTATGGATGCAAGAAGTGTAAGAGGAATAATAAATAAAGGCGGAACCATATTAAAATCTGCTCGCTCAAAAGAATTTAGAACTAAAGAAGGTAGACAAAAAGCTTTTGATGCATTAGCTAAAGCAGAGGTAGATGGTTTAGTAGTCATTGGAGGAGACGGGTCGTTTACTGGAGCACTTATATTTAATCAAGAATTTGGTTTTCCAGTAATGGGTATTCCAGGAACTATTGATAATGATATAGTAGGTACATCTAATACTCTAGGTTTTGATACAGCACTAAATACAGTTGTAGATGCGATAGATAAAATTCGTGATACGGCAAGTTCGCATAACAGATTATTCTTTATAGAAGTTATGGGGCGTGATGTTGGTCATATTGCACTAAACACAGGAATTGCAGGTGGAGCAGAAGAAATCTTAATACCAGAAGAAGATTTAGGTTTAGATAGACTTGTAGATTCTTTAAACCGAAGTAGAAAATCTGGAAAAACTTCAAGTATAGTTATTGTAGCTGAAGGTGATAAAATAGGTAAAAATATTTTCCAATTAAAGGATTATGTTGATGATAATATGGAAGGCTATGATGTAAGGGTTTCTGTGCTTGGTCACATGCAACGTGGTGGACCACCTTCGTGTTTTGATCGTGTTTTAGCGAGTAGAATGGGTGTAAAAGCTGTTGAGTCTTTATTAGAGGGTAAAACCAATTTTATGGTTGGATTACTGGATAGTAAAATGGAATTAACACCTTTGGATAATGCCATAAAAGGAAAAACAAAAATAAATTTAGAATTATTGCGTGTCTCAGATATCATGAGCACTTAA